In Paraburkholderia youngii, the genomic stretch CGGCGCGATGATTCGTTCCGCAGCAAGTCGCGCCGCACGCCGAACGAGGCCAGCTGCCTCGGATGACGGCTCGCGGCGTTCAACCGACACCCGCGCAATGCGCGCCTTCGCGAGGTCCATCATGACGATCCACAACACCCTCAGTTCCACGCCGTTCTCCACGCTGGCGAAGACGTCAGCCACGGAGAAGTCCACCAGTTCGAGCCCCACCGGTGCAGCGGCGAAATCGCAGCAAAGCAGCGCGCTCGCGCAGCCTGCACTGCCTGCGCCGGGGACGGGGCTCATCGGCCACCTGGTCAACACGACCGCGTGAACCGGCGAGGTCCGCGTGCCGTTATCCAGAACTACTGAGCATCGGCGTCGCATCGTGGCGTGGCTCGTTGCCGGCGCGCTGCTGTTGCCGCTCGGCGGCTGCGGCGCCGCGGCGCTGCCATGCCGGGTCACGGCGGCGACCTTGAAAGTGCTGCCGGTCGTCGGCCATGCGGCGGCGACGCCTTTCGACATGTGTGCTTCCGCGATCGATTGAATCATGATGCTCACCAGGATGGTTGGTGCATTGATGCTGCTCGGCGGTGTGCTGTCGTGCGCCGCGCATGCGCAGCCTGTCGCGCGCAGTCCGAAGGCGGCCAGCGCGGCATCGAATAGCGTCGTCACCGACACGCGGCGGCGCTCGCCGGATGCGCCGTTTTCGTTTCGCGGCGTCGCGCTCGGCATCACGATCGACGAATTCCGCGCGGGCTCGGCCGTGCGCGCGACGCCGGTCGGCAGCGTGCCGATCTGCGAGACCGACGTGCAGGCAGGTGCGCTCGGCATGCGGCTGAAATCGCACGATAGCCTGAGCGTCGCGTGCCGCTGGGCGCATCGCGATGATCAGCGCTGGGCGGTCTCGCAGGCGGTGGTCGATGGCGCGCCGGCACTCGAACACGTGATGCGCTTCACGCGCATCGACGGGCAAGGCGCATTGCGTCTCTACGAGATGTCGTTCGTGATCGACGAGCTGACCGCGGAGGATCTGCGCGACGCGCTCGAGGATCGTTATGGGCCGCCGCGTCTCGCGACGCGCAACGCGGCGGCGCCGGGCGCGATGCCGATGTACGTATGGGAGAACGCGGTCAGTTCGATCACGCTGTGCTTTCTGCCGGGCAGCCGCAACGGTACGCTCACGTATCTGCTGAAGGGCTCGGATACGTGGATGAAAGCGGTCGTGCGGCAGTGGCAGGCGAGCGGCGCCGACGCGGGCTGATGATTGCCTGGCAAGCCTGATTATCGGTGCGAACCCAACGCCGAAAGCGGATGGCGTCTGGCTCGCGCCGCCACGCTTTAACTCCATTTCATCCTTTCGCCACGGAGCCAGCATGACCACGCTACGTCTGACCCTCGTGCTCGGCGCCGCGAGCTGTCTCGCGGCCTGTTCGAGCACGCAGACCAGGTCGATCGTCGAAACGCCGATGGCGCCGCCGCTCGCGTCCGCGCCGCTGAACGTCAACACGCAAGGCGCGATCTATCAGGCCGGTGCGCCGCTGCTGCTGTATGAGACGCCGCGCGCGCAGCATATCGGCGACGTGCTGACGATCCGGCTGTCCGAATCGTATAGCGGCAACAACAGCGCGAGCGCATCGGCGAACCGCGCGAGCAGCATCACCGCGACCGCCGCGGACCAATCGACGAACGCCGCCGCGCGGCTCGCGAAACTGTTCAACATCGGCTCGGCCAGCACCGACTACAAGGGGCAAGGCAATCTGCGCGACATCAGCGATATGACGGGCACGCTCGCCGTGACCGTGATCGGCACCGTGTCGGGCGGCAATCTCGTCGTGTCGGGCGAGAAGGTGATCGCGATGAGCGGTACCCGCGACCGTCTTCGGTTGTCGGGCATCGTCAATCCCAAGGATATCGAAGCAGGCAATTACGTTGCGTCGAGCAAGGTCGCGAACGCGCGCATCGAACAGGCGGGCCTCGGCATGGTCAACGACGCGACGACGATGGGCTGGCTGCAGCGGATGTTTCTGAGTGTGCTGACGTTTTGACCGTCAGCCGCGTCAGCCGCGTCAGCGCGCTGCGCGTAGTGCGCGACGCGCAGATCGCATCGACTGGCTCCGATCAGATCGACTCGCGCCGCTAGCCGGGCGGCGGCGCGAGCCCGCGTTCGGCGGCGCCGATTTCGCCATCCGGCACGAACACGTAGCCGCGTCCCCACACCGTCTGCACGTAGCGCGGTTCCGATGGGTCCACTTCGATCAGCCGACGCAAGCGCCAGATCGATACGTCGAGACTGCGATTGCGATGCGCTTCGCTATTGCCGTGCAGTTTCTCGAGCAGCTGCGCACGTGTGAGCACGGTCATCGCGTGCGTGACGAACACCTTCAGCATCGCGAATTCGCTCGAACGCAGCGTGATGCGTTCGCCGTCGCGGCGCAGTTCGCGCGCGGGGAAGTTCACTTCGAAGCGGCCGAAATGATAGGGCGCGCGTTGCTCCGGCGCGCCCGGCGCGATCGAGCCGCGACGCCGCAGCACCGTGCGAATCCGCGCGACGAGCTCGCTCGGTTCGAACGGCTTGCCGAGATAGTCGTCGGCGCCGAGTTCGAGGCCGATCACGCGATCGATCGGATCGGCGCGCGCGGTCAGCAGAATCACGGGAATGTCGTCGCCGGCGACGCGCAACGCGCGCAGCGCGCTGATGCCATCGAGCTCCGGCATCATGATGTCGAGCACGACGAGCGCGGGACGCTCCTGCTGCAATCTGCGCTGCAACGCCAAGCCATTTTCGAGGGTGGAGACGTTGAAGCCGCGCCCGTGCAGATATTCGCTGACGAGCTCGCGTACGACGGGATCGTCATCGACGATCAGGATGGTCTGGTTCATTCAGGTCATCTTAGTGATGCGCACGGGCCGCGCAAAGCGCATACCGCTTTCCAATCCTTTCCCGTGTAAGGCGCTGCAAGCGAACGCACAGCCGCGGGTCTTCAGCGGGTCGGCGGGAAGGCCTGCGAGGTTTGCAGGGTCTGCTGTTGCTGCTCCTGACGCGCGAAATCGGTCCGATCGACGACCATCCGCTCGATCAACCCGCCGAGCTTCACCGAGGCAGACGAGAAGCGGTCGGTGTTCAGGCCGCCGGTCTGATAGCGCGCGGTGACGAGAATGCGGCCGCTCTGGATCAGTGTCAGATCGATGATCGACAGGTACTGGATGGATTCGTCGCTGAACGAGCGGCGCCCATAGTCGATCGCGGCGTTGTAGACGAG encodes the following:
- a CDS encoding flagellar basal body L-ring protein FlgH; this encodes MTTLRLTLVLGAASCLAACSSTQTRSIVETPMAPPLASAPLNVNTQGAIYQAGAPLLLYETPRAQHIGDVLTIRLSESYSGNNSASASANRASSITATAADQSTNAAARLAKLFNIGSASTDYKGQGNLRDISDMTGTLAVTVIGTVSGGNLVVSGEKVIAMSGTRDRLRLSGIVNPKDIEAGNYVASSKVANARIEQAGLGMVNDATTMGWLQRMFLSVLTF
- a CDS encoding DUF6726 family protein, which gives rise to MAWLVAGALLLPLGGCGAAALPCRVTAATLKVLPVVGHAAATPFDMCASAID
- a CDS encoding response regulator codes for the protein MNQTILIVDDDPVVRELVSEYLHGRGFNVSTLENGLALQRRLQQERPALVVLDIMMPELDGISALRALRVAGDDIPVILLTARADPIDRVIGLELGADDYLGKPFEPSELVARIRTVLRRRGSIAPGAPEQRAPYHFGRFEVNFPARELRRDGERITLRSSEFAMLKVFVTHAMTVLTRAQLLEKLHGNSEAHRNRSLDVSIWRLRRLIEVDPSEPRYVQTVWGRGYVFVPDGEIGAAERGLAPPPG